Below is a genomic region from Brassica rapa cultivar Chiifu-401-42 chromosome A08, CAAS_Brap_v3.01, whole genome shotgun sequence.
TAGATTCAGTAGGTTCTTTAAAAATGTTCGGATTTGGTTTGGTAATCGATTGTttcagttttctttttaaaagctaaaaaaaaagtaactaccatactaaaaatttaaactgAACTAACTAAATTTAAccgaaattattcaaaattttgacaaaattaaaccaaaaatatcCGAAATCAAATTTCTGTAGGATTTTAAAAAAACTGATCTAATCGAACTTTATTTTAAGTTGATTCGGTAAATTTTATGTTGAATCGAACTACCCAATCGAATTACCCAAACCCGCATGCCTTCATATATCAAAATAGTGGTTACAGATCATAGTAGCATATTAGTGGATACCGAGAAACAAGAGAGACATTACAGTAACCAAAAGCATCATTACATATCATAAGAATGCCAAAACAAGACAAAGTACCACGATACTCACATTCAATCACAATGCCACACATTTACCTACAGGTTGACCACTGGACAAACACCTTAAATCCGGGTCACCATTTATTCTCAAACGCCACACTGTGATTCCATCTCAAACTTTCATAGTTTCAGAAACACAAACTCTTCAATCGCAGAGACACCTCCGATCCTCTCAAGTGTCTTCTTGTCTGGCTCTTCATCAACTCCTATCGCCATTATAGCTTGTTTCCTCACAACTGTTCTTCCAACACTCATGAAACTCACATTCACGTTCTGCTCTCCGAGTATGTTACCTACTTGTCCAATCATCCCTGGCTGATCCACCTGCCTACACAGTATCAGATTCCCTTCAAGGCTCACGTCCACACCAAACGATCCAACGCAAGTCAAATGCGGAACTCCATATTTCACCTTCCCTTCAATACTTATAGCTCCACCATCGGAGACAGCACCAGCGAAACTAGACTCCACGTTCGAAATCTGAACTTGGATGGAGTCAACAGGGTACTCTGGTGATGACTCAACCACGGTTCGTTCCTCGCTGATTCTGAGACCCTTTTGCTTAGCTATGAAGTCAGCATTCACCAGGTTGACATAAGAGTCTGAGATGGGTTCAATGATTCCCTTTGTGATCATCGCGCGGAGAAGTCTAGTGTCCAAATCATCTCGGTCACGAGCTGAGCGGTATACGACCTTGATGGACTGTACTCCCTTACCTCCAGATGCTAACTGAACAGCTAACCTTCCAAGCTTCTCAGCTAAGACAATGTAAGGAGCCAGTTCTGATAAAACCTCAGGAGCAACCATTGGTGCATTCACTGCAGTAGCTGATAGCTCTCCTCTCAATGCCCCTGCTACAGCCTCTGCTATCTCGATGGCTACACCTTCCTAACAAGGTCAATAACCAGAGGTACGTACATTACAACCATGTCACAAGATTTCATGTAAGATATGAATTTTCTATTAGTTCGGTTACGGGTAGGTTCAATTcgggatttaaaaaaaaaaaaactttggtttttggcttggtttggtttttggtttggtttggtttttcaaaaaaataaaataaattttttgctAACCAAATTTCTAACCGAATTAACCAAAATctcaaaccgaataaaccaaactAACTGACTTTAGCCAAAAATTTAAACCGAAatataatcaaaaccaaaacttCAGTTAGTTAGTTTCGATGAAATCTTTAAGAACCAAACTACCCGAATTCCAAACTGAACCAAACTTTTTCCGGTACAATTCGGCAAGATTTTGGATCGAACCGAATTACTCGAACCCGCAGGGCTAAGTGTATGTATAGTGTATGTAATGTACCTGTGCCTCTTTGGTGCTAGCTCCGAGATGAGGTGTGACTGTAACATTCTCATGCTGAATCAATCTACTCTCTTTCGATGGTGGCTCCTCACAGAACACATCCAACGCTGCCTGAGCAACAACTCCTGAGTCAAGAGCCCTAACGAGCGCATCCTCGTCGATGACGCCGCCTCTAGCTACATTAATGAGACGAACACCTTTCTTCATCTTGGAGAAGGTTTCGTCGTTGAAAACCTTCTTCGTGGCGGGAGTTAACGGCATGTGTAGGGAGATGAAGTCGGCGGTGGAGATTGCTTGGTCGAAGGAGACGAGTTCGACACCGAGAGCTCTTGCTCTGTCGGCTGGAGCGTAAGGGTCGTGAGAGATAACGTTCATGCCGAGTCCCTTGGCTCGCCTAGCCACCTCTGTTCCGACTTTGCCGAAACCCATTATGGCTAATGTTTTTCCGACGAGAGATACGCCGACGTACTTGCTCCTCTCCCATTTTCCTGGAAAAACAAATGTGAACTTTCAGTAACGTACTTTGCACGTCATATATTACTCCACGGAAGAGACGGTAAAGCTCAAGTCAACTTAAATTTACACACCAAAAAGTCaactttaagatttttttttaacgattCGCTAACAGTTTTTTAAAAAcctttttgttaaaattaatattttaattgttttagtgaagcttattaaaaaaaaattgagcagcctttaaatatatatatatttttaaaacttatctTATTGTACTTGATCACTCCATTTTATGTCACGGTCGGATGTTAATGCTTTACCAGAATCAAATAATTGAGTATGTACAATTCTAATGCATGGTTAATTTTCAAACACCCACTTGTTGTGCAATGTAGTTAAATCTACGATTATTATAATATCTAAGCAATAGCGAAGGTGTATTATTGATCAAAGAATATTCTTCTGCCACTCAAGGTTACTCCACGCCGAATCAATTAAGGTGATTAAAAATGAGTAATAAACcattaataaagaaagaaaaagaagaccAAAAAGTTATATATTGCCATAATGCTCGAGATTCCAAAATGGGTGGAAGTGATGAGTTGTGACATAAAGGTGAAAAAGAAAATACAGTATCAGGTAAGTGAATGATTGCTTCAACTTAATCATGTTTTGGGACTTTAAAGGCAAAGGAGACTCCAATAATCTTTGGTGTACTATGGTTGGTGCATGCTTAGACTCGAGAAGAGAAAACCAAAATGAATAAATATGAGTCATATGACTAACCATATTAGTGGTCCCAATCATTTTAACTTAGGTCCCATGCTTTAATTTTCTGCAATAACCGGTCCCTTGGCAGTTCTTGTTGCCTTTACGGGTTAAATTTGTTTTGTCAAGTTGTCGCACTTGACCACCTCTCTACCagaaattatacatacacaaatGGTAAAACTAGCCATGACCCACGAGAAGAGTCACGTTTGGTATTTTGTTCTACTTACGTGAactagttttatgcttgttttCACTACTACTAGTCTACTCCTGTGACTTTTCTACTACACAACGACAGGTTACCACTTCGTTGAAAATTTCAATTCAGCAATAATTACAAAAGACAACACTAAAACCACTAAGTTGTTTACTATTCAAATGGTGGACCATGATGCTCGAGATTTGATGCCGGCTCCACAatgaaatacaaatatatattatcttttaacTGTTGTTAATAATCTATATAGTAAACGACTACTTTCGCAATTAACAACCCCAGTTAATTAACCAGAGTATATCAGAAAGTTAtttaattaacatattttttgttgttgaaatCTAGATCTAATTCATATTTTCACAGTAGGCTGCTCAAGATCTGATGACGGCTCCACAcctaaatacaaatataataatCTTTTTAATCGATATAGTAAACCATTACTTTAACTAATCACCCTAATTCAATAAATCAAAGTACATAAAATTTTCCaaccattattattatttatttgtgtatatgttGCTAAATCTAGATCTTATTCAAATTTCTACCAGAGCTATTCTGAGCTACTCGGAcgaaacataatttttttttttttttttttgctaa
It encodes:
- the LOC103835943 gene encoding D-3-phosphoglycerate dehydrogenase 2, chloroplastic, whose product is MALSSSCSTLKAVNSRWTSPAPKLAAIRRHSLLPELRYTPNVKLTATNALRTVEQTTLTEDDHLSTYGSDQDDQESLPKPRILVAEKLGEAGVNLLKDFGDVDCSYELSPEDLKKKVAESDALIVRSGTKVTREVFEAAKGRLKVVGRAGVGIDNADLQAATEYGCLVVNAPTANTVAAAEHGIALLASMARNVAQADASIKAGKWERSKYVGVSLVGKTLAIMGFGKVGTEVARRAKGLGMNVISHDPYAPADRARALGVELVSFDQAISTADFISLHMPLTPATKKVFNDETFSKMKKGVRLINVARGGVIDEDALVRALDSGVVAQAALDVFCEEPPSKESRLIQHENVTVTPHLGASTKEAQEGVAIEIAEAVAGALRGELSATAVNAPMVAPEVLSELAPYIVLAEKLGRLAVQLASGGKGVQSIKVVYRSARDRDDLDTRLLRAMITKGIIEPISDSYVNLVNADFIAKQKGLRISEERTVVESSPEYPVDSIQVQISNVESSFAGAVSDGGAISIEGKVKYGVPHLTCVGSFGVDVSLEGNLILCRQVDQPGMIGQVGNILGEQNVNVSFMSVGRTVVRKQAIMAIGVDEEPDKKTLERIGGVSAIEEFVFLKL